The Pseudomonas fluorescens nucleotide sequence ACCATCACCAGGCCGTGCATGGTGGTCATCTGGTTGAAGAATTCCGGCTGGACGATCTGCAGTCCGGGCTGGAACAGCTCGGCGCGGATGACCATGGCAAACGAGCCGCCGAGCAGGAACATCATGAAACTGAACCACAGGTACAGGGTGCCGATGTCTTTGTGGTTGGTAGTCAGCACCCAGCGCATCAGGCCCTTGGCCGGCCCGTGGGCGTGCTCATGACCGTGGCTGTGGTCGTCGATCACTGCGCTCATGTCCTGTCTCCTGCAGTCCGGTGGCTAGGGCGCGGATACGCATCAACCCGGCTCATTTGCTTTCTGCCTGTTTGATCGCCAGCACGTCTTTTGGCGTGACCATGTCGCCCTTGTTGTTGCCCCAGGCGTTGCGTTCGTAGGTCACCACGGCGGCGATATCGACTTCCGAGAGCTGCTTGCCGAAAGCGGCCATGGCCGTGCCCGGCTTGCCGTGGAAGACGATGCTCAGGTGGTCTTCCTTCGGCCCGGTGGCGATTTTCGAGCCCTTGAGCGCCGGGAACATCGGCGGCAGGCCCTGGCCTTCGGCCTGGTGACAGGCTACGCAGGTGGTGTGGTAGACCTTGTCGCCACGCTCGACCAGCTCCTGCAGGGTCCATTCCTTGCTGGTCAGTTCCTTGAGCTTGGCTGCCTCGGCCTTGCGCTCGCCGAGCCAGGTGTCGTAGTCGGCCTTGGACTTGACCTCGACCACCACCGGCATGAAGCCGTGGTCCTTGCCGCACAGTTCGGTGCATTGGCCGCGGTAGATGCCAGGCTTCTCGACCCGGGTCCAGGCTTCGTTGACGAAGCCGGGGATGGCGTCACGCTTGACTGCAAAGGCCGGCACCCACCAGGAGTGGATAACGTCGGCGGCAGTGACCAAGAAGCGCACCTTGGCCCCCACGGGCAACACCAGCGGCTGATCGACTTCGAGCAGGTAGTGCTCGTCCTTGGGCGCTTTGTTGTGGATCTGATCGGCGGGAGTGGCCAGGTTGCTGAAGAACTCGACATCCTGGCCCAGGTATTTGTAGTGCCACTTCCACTGGTAGCCGGTGACCTGGATGTCGACGTCCGATTCACTGGCGTCGTAGATATCGATCAGGGTCTTGGTCGCCGGGATGGCCATGGCCACCAGGATCAGAAACGGCACCACCGTCCACATGATCTCGACCCAGGTGTGTTCGTGAAAATGTGCAGGCTGCTGGCCGGTGGAACGACGGTGGATGATCATCGACCAGAACATTGCGCCAAAGACCACCAGGCCGATGATCACGCAGATCCAGAAGATGGTCATGTGCAGGTCGAACACTGCGTTGCTGACTTCAGTCGCCCCTGGCGCCATGTTCACGGTCCAGGCGGCGTGCGCCTGACCGAATACCGACCACAACAGGAGGCCCATCCAGACATGTGGATGTCGCATCATTGCGGGTTCCCCTTATCGTTCTTGTTATCCCG carries:
- the coxB gene encoding cytochrome c oxidase subunit II encodes the protein MMRHPHVWMGLLLWSVFGQAHAAWTVNMAPGATEVSNAVFDLHMTIFWICVIIGLVVFGAMFWSMIIHRRSTGQQPAHFHEHTWVEIMWTVVPFLILVAMAIPATKTLIDIYDASESDVDIQVTGYQWKWHYKYLGQDVEFFSNLATPADQIHNKAPKDEHYLLEVDQPLVLPVGAKVRFLVTAADVIHSWWVPAFAVKRDAIPGFVNEAWTRVEKPGIYRGQCTELCGKDHGFMPVVVEVKSKADYDTWLGERKAEAAKLKELTSKEWTLQELVERGDKVYHTTCVACHQAEGQGLPPMFPALKGSKIATGPKEDHLSIVFHGKPGTAMAAFGKQLSEVDIAAVVTYERNAWGNNKGDMVTPKDVLAIKQAESK